In Perognathus longimembris pacificus isolate PPM17 chromosome 23, ASM2315922v1, whole genome shotgun sequence, a single genomic region encodes these proteins:
- the Antkmt gene encoding adenine nucleotide translocase lysine N-methyltransferase yields MEHEDPTEVFSELRARRLRAPELLQLAAGSGLAAYAVWALLLQPGFRRVPLRLQVPYIGASAQQVEHVLSLLRGRPGKMVDLGSGDGRIVLAAHRCGLRPAVGYELNPWLVGLARLHAWRAGCASGVRYCREDLWKVSLKDCYNVSVFLAPSVLPLLEDKLQAELPSGARVVSGRFPLPTWQPVAVLGEGQDRVWAYDIPSAGPAVPSWGAPIQATTGLGSTSVPGTPIVQAG; encoded by the exons ATGGAGCACGAAGACCCCACCGAGGTGTTCTCGGAGCTGCGCGCACGGCGGCTGCGGGCGCCGGAGCTGCTGCAGCTGGCGGCAGGCTCGGGGCTGGCAGCTTACGCCGTGTGGGCGCTGCTGCTGCAGCCAGGCTTCCGCCGCGTGCCGCTCCGGCTGCAG gTGCCCTACATCGGCGCGAGCGCGCAACAGGTGGAGCATGTGCTGTCGCTGCTGCGAGGCCGCCCCGGAAAAATGGTGGATCTGGGCTCTGGCGACGGCAGaatt GTGCTGGCGGCACACCGCTGCGGTCTCCGACCGGCCGTGGGCTATGAACTGAACCCGTGGCTGGTGGGGCTTGCACGGCTGCACGCCTGGAGGGCTGGCTGTGCCAGCGGCGTCCGTTACTGCCGCGAGGATCTCTGGAAG GTGAGCCTAAAGGACTGCTACAATGTGTCTGTGTTCCTGGCCCCCAGTGTG CTTCCCCTGCTGGAGGACAAGCTTCAGGCAGAGTTGCCCTCAGGGGCTCGTGTGGTATCTGGGCGCTTCCCCCTCCCTACTTGGCAGCCTGTGGCAGTGCTGGGTGAGGGCCAGGACCGTGTCTGGGCCTATGACATCCCTAGTGCTGGGCCTGCTGTGCCCTCTTGGGGGGCCCCCATCCAGGCCACCACAGGGTTGGGTTCTACCTCAGTCCCTGGGACCCCCATTGTACAGGCTGGCTGA
- the Metrn gene encoding meteorin, translating into MLAGALLRVLCCSLLVVSARAGYSEDRCNWRGSGLTQEPGSVGHLALACTEGAIEWMYPAGALHLTLGSPELGARPTIACLRSSRPFAGAQVFAELPGGTLELLLAEGPGRAGGRCVRWGPGEGRALFLQATPHPDISRRVAAFRFELREDKHPELPPQAQGLGVDGACRPCSDSELLLAACTSDFVINGTIYGVTHNTESQESVITVVATRILRQMLPLFQVGGSEGQGQASIHTLLQCGVRPGPGTFLFMGWSRFGEAWLGCAPRSQEFSRAYATAHAAHTHPCEVKLD; encoded by the exons ATGCTGGCCGGGGCGCTGCTCCGAGTCCTCTGTTGCAGCCTCCTGGTCGTGTCCGCGCGCGCCGGCTACTCGGAAGACCGCTGCAACTGGAGGGGCAG CGGACTGACCCAGGAGCCTGGCAGCGTGGGGCACCTGGCCCTGGCCTGCACCGAGGGCGCCATCGAGTGGATGTATCCCGCCGGGGCGCTCCACCTGACCCTGGGCAGCCCCGAACTAGGCGCGCGGCCCACTATCGCCTGCCTGCGCTCCTCGAGGCCCTTCGCAGGGGCCCAGGTCTTCGCAGAACTGCCCGGAGGCACCTTGGAGCTGCTGCTGGCCGagggcccgggccgggccgggggtcgGTGCGTGCGCTGGGGTCCTGGTGAGGGCCGGGCCCTTTTCCTGCAGGCGACCCCACACCCAGACATCAGCCGCCGCGTAGCTGCCTTCCGCTTTGAGCTTCGCGAGGACAAGCATCCGGAGCTGCCCCCGCAGGCCCAGGGCCTTGGTGTGGATG GTGCCTGCAGGCCCTGCAGCGACTCGGAGCTCCTCCTGGCAGCATGCACCAGTGACTTTG TGATCAATGGGACCATCTATGGGGTCACCCATAACACAGAGTCGCAGGAGTCTGTCATCACTGTGGTAGCCACCCGCATTCTCCGCCAGATGCTGCCACTGTTCCAGGTGGGGGGCTCTGAGGGCCAAGGGCAGGCCTCCATCCACACCCTCCTGCAGTGTGGTGTCCGTCCTGGCCCAGGAACCTTCCTCTTCATGGGCTGGAGCCGCTTTGGCGAGGCCTGGTTGGGCTGTGCCCCCCGCTCCCAGGAGTTCAGCCGTGCCTATGCCACTGCCCACGCTGCCCACACTCACCCCTGTGAGGTGAAACTGGACTGA
- the Ccdc78 gene encoding coiled-coil domain-containing protein 78 produces the protein MEKVSLLTTLAPAPSLRSGEVQVPGTENGMVGDPGGAPAWAGSLQAELSPALELSEEQRLQISKEFIDLQTIMHHLQEQHEAEVFQLRREVLQLESRVLELELHGDYASHRATAEAGLGHCQVLAPEFSHKAQGPEPRKHQRPQVTMNTWRAGLGVPVNTMGHSKAETCSLLLNRVFLSIMTQPKDTLIPEQEQVKLGSNLPGVQERLQEDGTWALEPHRAPQQALEKRVEALGRQLLRTQEEARVARKRLVTQAMALSTCQGQLCQAEADNARLQLRLKRLTEEYAVRLQRCAQQAVEHACGSGQVSLRTFLEATLEDIRTAHRSREQQLAQAARAYRKRLADLSHRHELLLATCRDLATVSWAKIHQKLQDFSRNTQAELEHQQAQLLVRATVAEEQLAELQEYVDQHLGRYRQEILKLRKLVGSKDPWNVQAISPTRPQLPRTRSR, from the exons ATGGAAAAAGTGAGTCTCCTCACCACCCTGGCTCCAGCTCCTTCCCTGAGGTCAGGAGAGGTACAGGTCC CAGGGACTGAGAACGGGATGGTAGGCGATCCTGGGGGTGCCCCAGCATGGGCCGGGAGCCTGCAGGCAGAGCTTTCACCCGCTCTGGAGCTGAGTGAGGAGCAGCGGCTGCAG atctccaaagAGTTCATTGACCTTCAGACCATAATGCACCACCTGCAGGAGCAGCATGAGGCTGAAGTCTTCCAGTTGAGGAGGGAG GTCCTTCAGCTAGAGAGTCGggtgctggagctggagctgcatGGAGATTATGCCAGCCACAGAGCAACAGCAGAAGCTGGCCTGGGGCACTGCCAAGTACTGGCACCAGAATTCagccacaaagctcagggacctgAACCCCGGAAGCACCAGAGACCCCAGGTCACCATGAACACATGGAGGGCTGGGTTAGGGGTGCCAGTGAACACCATGGGGCACAGCAAGGCAGAAACCTGCTCCCTGCTCCTCAATCGTGTCTTTCTGTCCATAATGACACAGCCCAAGGACACCCTGATTCCTGAGCAAGAGCAAGTGAAACTAGGGAGTAAC CTGCCGGGGGTCCAGGAACGCCTGCAGGAAGATGGGACGTGGGCGCTGGAGCCTCACAGGGCCCCGCAGCAGGCCCTGGAGAAACGAGT GGAAGCACTGGGCCGGCAGCTGCTGAGAacccaagaagaagccagggtagCCAGGAAGCGACTGGTCACACAAGCTATG GCACTATCCACCTGCCAGGGCCAGCTCTGTCAGGCTGAGGCTGACAATGCCCGGCTGCAGCTGCGGCTAAAAAGGCTGACGGAAGAGTACGCTGTGCGGCTGCAGCGCTGTGCACAGCAGGCAGTG GAACACGCCTGTGGTTCAGGCCAGGTTTCCCTTCGGACATTCCTGGAAGCTACTCTGGAGGACATCAGAACAGCACACCGCAGCCGTGAGCAACAGCTGGCACAGGCCGCCAGGGCCTATCGCAAGCGCCTGGCAGATTTAAGtcataggcatgagctgctgctGGCCACCTGCAG GGACCtggccactgtgtcctgggccaAGATCCACCAGAAGCTCCAGGACTTCTCCAGGAACACCCAG GCAGAGTTGGAACATCAGCAGGCCCAGCTGCTGGTCCGAGCCACGGTGGCTGAAGAGCAGCTTGCTGAGCTACAGGAGTATGTAGACCAGCATCTAGGCAG GTATAGGCAGGAAATCCTGAAGTTGAGGAAGTTGGTGGGTTCCAAGGACCCCTGGAATGTACAGGCCATATCTCCAACCAGGCCCCAGCTTCCAAGGACACGCAGCCGGTAG